A genomic region of Pseudomonas frederiksbergensis contains the following coding sequences:
- a CDS encoding acetyl-CoA C-acetyltransferase, which translates to MQEVVIVAATRTAIGSFQGSLASIPAPELGAAVIRQLLAQTGLAADLVDEVILGQVLTAGSGQNPARQASILAGLPHAVPALTLNKVCGSGLKALHLGAQAIRCGDAEVIIAGGMENMSLAPYVLPAARTGLRMGHAKMIDSMISDGLWDAFNDYHMGITAENLVDKYHLTREEQDAFAAASQQKATAAIEAGRFVDEITPILIPQRKGDPLSFAVDEQPRAETTAASLAKLKPAFKKDGSVTAGNASSLNDGAAAVLLMSADKAKQLGLPVLAKIAAYANAGVDPAIMGIAPVSATRRCLDKAGWSLDQLDLIEANEAFAAQSLAVGKELEWDASKVNVNGGAIALGHPIGASGCRVLVSLLHEMIKRDAKKGLATLCIGGGQGVALAIERA; encoded by the coding sequence ATGCAAGAAGTCGTGATTGTCGCTGCTACCCGTACCGCCATCGGCAGTTTTCAGGGGTCGCTGGCCAGTATCCCGGCGCCGGAACTCGGTGCCGCAGTGATTCGTCAGTTGCTGGCGCAAACCGGTCTGGCGGCGGACCTGGTGGATGAAGTGATCCTCGGCCAGGTACTGACCGCGGGCAGCGGCCAGAACCCGGCACGTCAGGCGTCGATCCTCGCCGGCCTGCCCCACGCCGTTCCGGCGCTGACCCTGAACAAGGTCTGCGGCTCGGGCCTCAAGGCGCTGCATCTGGGCGCGCAAGCAATTCGTTGCGGCGACGCCGAGGTGATCATCGCTGGCGGCATGGAAAACATGAGCCTGGCACCGTACGTGTTGCCGGCCGCTCGCACCGGTCTGCGCATGGGCCACGCGAAAATGATCGACAGCATGATCAGTGATGGTCTGTGGGATGCATTCAACGACTACCACATGGGCATCACCGCCGAGAACCTGGTGGACAAGTACCACCTGACCCGTGAGGAACAGGACGCCTTCGCCGCCGCTTCGCAGCAAAAAGCCACGGCGGCTATCGAAGCCGGGCGTTTTGTCGACGAAATCACGCCGATCCTGATCCCGCAGCGCAAAGGCGATCCGTTGTCCTTTGCGGTCGACGAACAACCCCGCGCCGAGACCACTGCAGCGTCGTTGGCCAAGCTCAAGCCGGCCTTCAAAAAAGACGGCAGCGTCACCGCTGGCAACGCCTCTTCGCTCAACGACGGCGCCGCTGCGGTGTTGCTGATGAGCGCCGACAAGGCCAAGCAATTGGGCTTGCCGGTACTGGCAAAAATTGCCGCCTACGCCAATGCTGGCGTCGACCCGGCGATCATGGGCATTGCTCCGGTTTCCGCGACCCGCCGCTGCCTCGACAAGGCCGGCTGGAGCCTCGATCAACTGGACTTGATCGAAGCCAACGAAGCGTTCGCCGCGCAATCGCTGGCGGTCGGCAAAGAGTTGGAATGGGATGCAAGCAAGGTCAACGTCAACGGTGGCGCCATTGCCTTGGGTCACCCGATTGGCGCGTCAGGTTGCCGGGTGCTGGTGTCTTTGCTGCATGAAATGATCAAGCGTGACGCCAAGAAAGGCCTCGCCACCCTGTGCATCGGTGGCGGTCAGGGCGTGGCCCTGGCAATCGAGCGAGCCTAA
- a CDS encoding CoA transferase subunit B, which produces MALTREQMAQRVAREMKDGYYVNLGIGIPTLVANYIPEGMEVMLQSENGLLGMGAFPTDDEVDADMINAGKQTVTARIGASIFSSAESFAMIRGGHIDLTVLGAFEVDVQGNIASWMIPGKLVKGMGGAMDLVAGADNIIVTMTHASKDGESKLLPRCSLPLTGANCIKRVLTDLAYLEIENGAFILKERAPGVSVEEIVSKTAGKLIVPDHVPEMQFA; this is translated from the coding sequence ATGGCTCTTACCCGCGAACAAATGGCTCAACGCGTCGCCCGCGAAATGAAAGACGGCTACTACGTGAACCTCGGCATTGGCATTCCGACCCTGGTCGCCAACTACATCCCCGAAGGCATGGAAGTCATGCTGCAATCGGAAAACGGCCTGCTCGGCATGGGCGCCTTCCCGACGGACGACGAAGTCGACGCCGACATGATCAATGCCGGCAAGCAGACCGTCACCGCACGCATTGGCGCGTCGATTTTCTCCTCTGCCGAATCTTTCGCGATGATTCGCGGCGGCCACATCGACCTCACCGTGCTCGGCGCTTTTGAAGTCGACGTACAGGGCAACATCGCCTCCTGGATGATCCCCGGCAAACTGGTCAAGGGCATGGGCGGCGCGATGGACCTGGTGGCCGGCGCAGACAACATCATCGTCACCATGACTCACGCCTCCAAGGACGGTGAGTCCAAGCTGCTGCCACGTTGCAGCCTGCCGCTGACCGGTGCCAACTGCATCAAGCGCGTGCTGACCGACCTGGCCTACCTGGAAATCGAAAACGGCGCGTTCATCCTCAAGGAACGTGCACCCGGTGTGAGCGTCGAGGAAATCGTCAGCAAGACTGCTGGCAAATTGATCGTTCCCGACCATGTTCCGGAAATGCAGTTCGCCTGA
- a CDS encoding ABC transporter permease has translation MLHGYGSSILDGAWLSINLALSSMALAITLGLIGAAFRLSPLKWLSTLGEGYTTVIRGIPDLVLILLIFYGGQDLVNRIALGLGYTHYIDINPFVAGVCTMGFIFGAYLSETFRGAFMAIPQGQGEAGAAYGMSSAQVFWRILVPQMIRFAIPGFTNNWLVLTKSTALISVIGLQDMMFKAKNAADATHEPFTFFLAVAALYLVLTSVSLLVLRALEKHYSVGIKAADL, from the coding sequence ATGCTTCACGGCTACGGATCGAGCATTCTCGATGGCGCCTGGCTGTCGATCAATCTGGCTCTGAGCTCCATGGCACTGGCCATTACCCTGGGTCTGATCGGCGCGGCGTTTCGCCTGTCACCGCTCAAATGGTTGTCGACACTGGGCGAAGGCTACACAACGGTCATTCGCGGCATCCCCGACCTGGTACTGATTCTGCTGATTTTCTACGGCGGCCAGGACCTGGTGAACCGCATCGCCCTCGGGCTCGGTTACACCCACTACATCGACATCAACCCGTTTGTGGCGGGTGTCTGCACCATGGGCTTCATCTTCGGCGCCTACCTCTCGGAAACCTTTCGCGGCGCCTTCATGGCCATTCCGCAAGGTCAGGGTGAAGCCGGGGCGGCCTACGGCATGAGCAGCGCCCAGGTGTTCTGGCGGATTCTGGTGCCGCAGATGATTCGCTTCGCGATTCCCGGCTTCACCAACAACTGGCTGGTGTTGACCAAATCCACTGCGTTGATATCGGTGATTGGTCTGCAGGACATGATGTTCAAAGCCAAGAACGCCGCCGACGCGACCCATGAACCCTTTACGTTTTTCCTCGCGGTGGCGGCGCTGTATCTGGTGCTGACCAGCGTCTCGTTACTGGTGCTGCGCGCACTGGAAAAACACTACTCGGTCGGCATCAAAGCCGCCGATCTGTGA
- a CDS encoding succinylglutamate desuccinylase/aspartoacylase family protein: MEHIHYVLPWSACGTERTLSLFRFGSGSRKAYIQASLHADELPGMRVAVELKRRLRELESQGRLTGVIELVPMANPIGIGQMFQATHQGRFEFNSGKNFNRDFPELAEAVAVHLKGQLGEDADANVALIRRAMIEVIADMPQANSELDGLRRLLLQHACDADVVLDLHCDFESIMLLYALPQNWPRLRSLAARLGAEAVLLAEDAGGNAFDEACAIPWLRLAELFPLANIPLACVATTLELRGMADTEREPCMASAEQILGYLAEQGLIRGDWPDAPATCCDATPFAGAQYAYAPHPGVVSFLQPLGARVTVGDPLFEVLDPLTDRHSVVTASTDGILYARERLRFAQPGLWLAKVAGSTPIRQGRLLSD, translated from the coding sequence ATGGAGCACATTCACTACGTTTTGCCCTGGAGCGCCTGCGGCACTGAACGCACGCTGTCGCTGTTTCGATTTGGCAGCGGTTCGCGCAAGGCGTACATCCAGGCGTCCTTGCACGCCGACGAACTGCCTGGCATGCGCGTCGCCGTCGAACTCAAGCGCCGTCTGCGGGAGCTGGAATCACAAGGCCGCTTGACCGGCGTGATCGAACTGGTGCCGATGGCCAACCCGATCGGTATCGGGCAAATGTTCCAGGCCACCCATCAGGGGCGCTTCGAATTCAACAGCGGCAAGAACTTCAACCGTGACTTCCCGGAGCTGGCCGAAGCCGTGGCCGTGCACCTGAAGGGCCAGTTGGGCGAGGATGCCGACGCCAACGTGGCGCTGATCCGTCGCGCCATGATCGAGGTCATTGCCGACATGCCGCAGGCCAACTCGGAACTCGACGGCCTGCGCCGCCTGCTGTTGCAGCACGCCTGCGATGCCGATGTGGTGCTGGACCTGCACTGCGACTTCGAGTCGATCATGTTGCTGTATGCCCTCCCGCAAAACTGGCCGCGCCTGCGTTCACTGGCTGCACGCCTGGGCGCCGAAGCCGTTCTGTTGGCCGAGGACGCCGGCGGCAATGCCTTCGATGAAGCCTGCGCGATTCCCTGGCTGCGCCTGGCCGAACTGTTCCCGTTGGCGAACATTCCGCTGGCCTGTGTGGCGACCACCCTCGAACTGCGCGGCATGGCCGACACCGAACGCGAACCGTGCATGGCCAGTGCCGAGCAGATCCTCGGCTACCTGGCCGAACAGGGCCTGATCCGTGGCGACTGGCCAGACGCGCCGGCCACCTGTTGCGATGCGACGCCCTTCGCCGGTGCGCAATACGCCTATGCGCCACACCCCGGCGTGGTGAGTTTTCTACAACCGCTGGGTGCCCGGGTCACCGTCGGCGACCCGCTGTTCGAAGTGCTCGATCCGTTGACCGATCGCCACAGCGTGGTAACGGCCAGCACCGACGGCATCCTTTATGCCCGCGAACGTCTGCGCTTTGCCCAACCCGGGTTGTGGCTGGCCAAGGTCGCCGGCAGTACCCCTATTCGCCAGGGTCGCTTGCTCAGCGACTGA
- a CDS encoding ABC transporter permease: MLDYTLIWENLPLYFSGALLTLKVLLISLAFGLMLAIPLALMRVSRSPLINFPAWLYTYAIRGTPMLVQLFLIYYGLAQFEAVRQSVLWPYLSSATFCACLAFAINTSAYSAELLAGSLKSTPSGEIEAAKAMGMSRLTLYRRILLPSALRRALPQYSNEVLMMLQTTSLASIVTLVDITGAARTVSARFYLPFEAFITAGLIYLALTFILVRLFKLAERHWLAYLAPRKH, from the coding sequence ATGCTCGACTACACCCTGATCTGGGAAAACCTGCCGCTGTATTTCAGTGGCGCGTTACTGACCCTAAAAGTACTGCTGATTTCCCTGGCCTTTGGCCTGATGCTGGCCATTCCGCTGGCGTTGATGCGCGTCTCCCGCTCGCCGCTGATCAACTTTCCGGCCTGGCTCTACACCTACGCCATCCGCGGCACGCCGATGCTGGTGCAGTTGTTTTTGATCTATTACGGCCTGGCGCAGTTCGAAGCGGTACGCCAAAGCGTGCTCTGGCCGTATCTGTCCAGTGCAACCTTTTGCGCCTGCCTGGCCTTTGCGATCAACACCAGTGCCTACAGCGCAGAGCTGCTGGCCGGCAGCCTGAAGTCCACACCCAGCGGCGAGATCGAAGCCGCCAAGGCGATGGGCATGTCACGCCTGACCCTGTACCGCCGCATTCTGCTGCCCTCGGCCCTGCGCCGTGCATTGCCGCAATACAGCAACGAAGTGCTGATGATGCTGCAGACCACCAGCCTGGCGTCGATCGTCACCCTGGTCGACATCACCGGTGCGGCGCGCACGGTCAGCGCACGGTTTTACCTGCCGTTCGAAGCGTTCATCACCGCCGGCCTGATCTACCTGGCCCTGACCTTCATTCTCGTGCGCCTGTTCAAACTCGCCGAACGCCACTGGCTGGCGTACCTGGCCCCACGCAAGCATTAA
- the astA gene encoding arginine N-succinyltransferase, which produces MIVRPVQMTDLPALLALARRAGPGFTTLPANEERLTLRVRWAQRTFAGQVERADADYLFVLEDDDQQVIGVSALAGAVGLREPWYNYRVGLTVNTSADLGIRRQIPTLFLNNEMTGQSEICSLFLRPDQRQGHNGRLLSVARLLFVAEFPHLFGEKLIAELRGSTDEQGCSPFWDSLGRHFFKMDFSHADHLSGLGNKSFIAELMPRQPLYTCLLTEQAQAVIGKAHQNAEPARRILCNEGFSHKGYIDIFDGGPVIEAQVSKIRAVRNSQSLDLVVGTPDDNAPLWLIHNQRLENCRITAARARLVGNSLLVDRLTAKRLQLQTGSSVRAVPLLKQQRQAVAA; this is translated from the coding sequence ATGATCGTGCGCCCGGTTCAAATGACCGACCTGCCCGCGTTACTGGCGCTGGCACGCCGCGCCGGCCCGGGGTTCACCACACTGCCGGCCAACGAGGAACGTCTGACCCTGCGCGTACGCTGGGCGCAGCGGACCTTTGCCGGCCAGGTTGAACGGGCCGACGCCGACTACTTGTTCGTGCTCGAAGACGACGATCAGCAAGTGATCGGCGTCAGCGCCCTGGCAGGTGCCGTCGGGCTGCGTGAGCCCTGGTACAACTACCGCGTCGGGTTGACGGTCAACACCTCGGCCGACCTGGGGATCCGCCGACAGATCCCGACGTTGTTTCTCAACAATGAGATGACCGGCCAATCGGAAATCTGCTCGTTGTTCCTGCGCCCGGATCAGCGTCAGGGCCATAACGGCCGACTGCTGTCGGTCGCGCGATTGCTGTTTGTCGCCGAGTTCCCGCACTTGTTCGGCGAAAAACTGATCGCCGAGCTGCGCGGCAGCACCGACGAGCAAGGGTGCTCGCCGTTCTGGGACAGCCTGGGCCGACATTTTTTCAAAATGGATTTCAGCCACGCCGATCACCTGTCCGGGCTCGGCAACAAGTCGTTCATCGCCGAGCTGATGCCACGTCAGCCGCTGTACACTTGCCTGCTCACCGAGCAAGCTCAGGCGGTCATCGGCAAGGCCCATCAAAACGCCGAACCGGCGCGCAGAATCCTCTGCAACGAAGGCTTTTCCCATAAGGGTTACATCGACATCTTCGACGGCGGTCCGGTCATCGAAGCCCAGGTCTCGAAGATCCGTGCCGTGCGCAACAGCCAGTCGCTGGACCTGGTGGTCGGCACACCTGACGACAATGCACCGCTCTGGCTGATCCATAACCAACGCCTGGAAAACTGCCGCATCACCGCTGCCCGCGCCCGACTGGTCGGCAACAGCTTGCTGGTCGATCGCCTGACCGCCAAACGCCTGCAATTGCAAACAGGCAGCTCGGTGCGCGCCGTACCTTTGCTCAAGCAACAGCGGCAGGCGGTTGCCGCATAA
- a CDS encoding CoA transferase subunit A, with translation MAGFDKRVSSYEEALAGLEDGMTVISGGFGLCGIPENLIAEIKRKGTRDLTVVSNNCGVDGFGLGVLLEDRQIRKVVASYVGENALFEKQLLSGEIEVVLTPQGTLAEKMRAGGAGIPAFFTATGVGTPVAEGKEIREFKGRPYLMEESITGDFAIVKGWKADHFGNVIYRHTAQNFNPLAATAGKITVVEVEEIVEPGELDPSQIHTPGIYVDRVICGTFEKRIEQRTVRK, from the coding sequence ATGGCAGGTTTCGACAAGCGCGTGAGTTCCTATGAGGAGGCTCTGGCAGGCCTCGAAGACGGTATGACCGTGATCTCTGGCGGCTTCGGATTGTGTGGCATTCCGGAAAACCTGATCGCCGAGATCAAGCGCAAAGGCACCCGCGATCTGACCGTGGTTTCCAACAACTGCGGCGTCGATGGTTTTGGCCTCGGCGTGCTGCTGGAAGACCGGCAAATCCGCAAAGTGGTCGCCTCCTATGTCGGCGAAAACGCCCTGTTCGAGAAACAACTGCTCAGCGGTGAGATTGAAGTCGTGCTGACCCCGCAAGGCACCCTGGCGGAAAAAATGCGCGCTGGCGGCGCTGGCATTCCGGCGTTCTTCACCGCCACCGGCGTCGGCACTCCGGTGGCCGAGGGCAAGGAAATCCGTGAGTTCAAGGGCCGTCCGTACCTGATGGAAGAATCCATCACCGGCGACTTCGCCATCGTCAAAGGCTGGAAAGCCGACCACTTCGGCAACGTGATCTACCGCCACACCGCGCAGAACTTCAACCCACTGGCGGCCACCGCCGGCAAGATCACCGTGGTTGAAGTCGAAGAGATCGTCGAACCCGGCGAGCTGGACCCTTCGCAGATCCATACCCCTGGCATCTACGTCGACCGGGTCATCTGCGGCACGTTCGAAAAACGCATCGAACAACGCACCGTGCGCAAGTGA
- a CDS encoding ABC transporter substrate-binding protein, which produces MNKTGLLAALAFCAVSTLAHADEDSLRIGIEAAYPPFSFKTPEGNISGFDYDIGNALCEEMKIKCQWVIQEFDGMIPSLKVRKIDAVLSSMSITDDRLKSVDFSEKYYHTPGKFAAKAGLVINDPKVDLKGKKLGVQRSSTYDRYATEQLVSAGVEVVRYSSQSEAFLDLASGRLDATLADIVNTNESFIKTPAGNGFALVGPDINDPKYFGRGAGIALRKGDTANAARLNTAIDAIRANGKYQQVMAKYFAFDIYGE; this is translated from the coding sequence ATGAACAAGACAGGACTTCTGGCTGCTCTGGCGTTTTGCGCCGTCAGCACCCTGGCCCACGCCGACGAAGACAGTCTGCGTATCGGTATCGAAGCCGCCTACCCGCCGTTCTCCTTCAAGACCCCGGAAGGCAACATCAGCGGGTTCGACTACGACATCGGCAACGCCTTGTGCGAAGAAATGAAGATCAAATGCCAGTGGGTCATCCAGGAATTTGACGGGATGATCCCTTCGTTGAAAGTGCGCAAGATCGATGCGGTGCTGTCGTCGATGTCGATTACCGACGACCGCCTGAAATCGGTCGACTTCAGCGAAAAGTACTACCACACCCCCGGCAAGTTCGCGGCGAAGGCCGGCCTGGTGATCAATGACCCGAAGGTCGATCTCAAAGGCAAGAAACTCGGCGTGCAACGCTCCTCCACCTATGACCGTTACGCCACCGAGCAACTGGTGTCCGCCGGCGTCGAGGTCGTGCGTTACTCATCGCAAAGTGAAGCCTTCCTGGACCTGGCGTCGGGGCGACTGGACGCCACCCTCGCCGACATCGTCAACACCAATGAGAGCTTCATCAAAACCCCGGCCGGTAACGGCTTCGCCCTGGTGGGGCCGGACATCAATGACCCGAAATACTTCGGCCGAGGCGCGGGGATTGCACTGCGCAAAGGCGATACCGCGAACGCGGCACGCCTGAACACGGCGATTGATGCGATCCGTGCCAATGGCAAGTACCAGCAGGTAATGGCCAAGTACTTCGCGTTCGATATCTACGGCGAATAA
- a CDS encoding DUF4174 domain-containing protein has product MLIRSLTLATLLAVAGPLFAADNDTPLAQELGRNRPLIVIAPSSIDPTLVSLKKSLAEPANSQAFKEHSMVLYTVVNLMGQRDGKDLDAQTTMALIRELKLGVSGETKVILVGKDGEKKLDHLGPIEAKDIFATIDQLPAAEKEAVPPAPPPVEATPTKGKKGGKAGKAEKPAAPPQPLDD; this is encoded by the coding sequence ATGCTCATTCGGTCATTGACCCTCGCTACTCTACTCGCTGTCGCCGGCCCTTTATTCGCCGCGGACAACGACACGCCCCTGGCCCAGGAACTCGGCAGGAATCGGCCGCTGATTGTCATCGCTCCCAGCAGCATCGACCCGACACTGGTCAGCCTGAAAAAGTCCCTGGCGGAACCGGCCAACAGCCAGGCCTTCAAAGAACACAGTATGGTGCTGTACACCGTGGTCAACCTCATGGGCCAACGTGACGGCAAGGACCTCGATGCACAAACCACCATGGCGCTGATTCGCGAGTTGAAACTGGGCGTCAGTGGCGAGACCAAGGTCATTCTGGTGGGCAAGGACGGCGAGAAGAAACTCGACCACCTCGGGCCGATAGAGGCCAAGGATATATTCGCCACCATTGACCAGCTTCCAGCCGCCGAGAAAGAGGCTGTGCCACCCGCGCCGCCGCCCGTAGAGGCTACACCGACCAAGGGCAAAAAAGGAGGGAAAGCAGGCAAAGCTGAAAAACCGGCAGCACCACCGCAACCCTTGGACGATTGA
- a CDS encoding sulfite exporter TauE/SafE family protein: protein MDFGNLGFVVAGLVVGFVVGMTGVGGGSLMTPILLWFGINPATAVGTDLLYAAITKSGGVLVHQKNRNIDWKITGWLTLGSVPAVALTLVFLKYLNTDPQATNAIIKQALGVVLLLTALAIFFKRQLLAFAQKHAGDDYHLSNRNLNLLTIVTGAILGAMVALTSIGAGALGTVALFILYPFLATKRLVGTEIAHAVPLTLVAGLGHASMGNMDWHLLGFLLMGSLPGIYVGSHLSGRISDGVLRPCLAVMLVFIGYKLAF, encoded by the coding sequence ATGGACTTCGGTAATTTGGGTTTTGTAGTCGCAGGCTTGGTTGTCGGGTTCGTTGTCGGAATGACCGGGGTGGGTGGTGGCTCATTGATGACTCCGATTCTTCTATGGTTCGGTATCAATCCAGCCACCGCCGTCGGGACGGATTTGCTGTACGCCGCGATCACCAAGTCCGGCGGTGTGCTGGTTCATCAAAAGAACCGGAACATTGACTGGAAAATTACCGGCTGGCTGACGCTGGGCAGCGTGCCTGCGGTCGCTCTGACCCTGGTGTTTCTGAAGTACCTCAATACCGATCCCCAAGCGACCAATGCGATTATCAAACAGGCCCTGGGGGTTGTGCTGTTGCTGACGGCGCTGGCGATTTTCTTCAAACGCCAGTTGCTGGCGTTTGCCCAGAAACATGCGGGCGACGATTACCATTTGAGTAACCGGAACCTGAACCTGCTGACCATCGTCACGGGCGCGATACTCGGTGCGATGGTCGCTTTGACCTCCATCGGTGCCGGCGCACTGGGGACTGTGGCGCTGTTTATCCTGTACCCGTTTCTGGCGACCAAACGCCTGGTCGGCACAGAAATCGCCCACGCTGTACCGCTGACCCTGGTGGCGGGATTGGGTCACGCGAGCATGGGCAATATGGATTGGCACCTGTTGGGTTTTCTGCTGATGGGGTCATTGCCGGGGATCTACGTGGGCAGTCATTTATCCGGGCGTATATCTGATGGTGTCTTGCGTCCTTGCCTGGCCGTCATGCTGGTGTTTATCGGCTACAAATTAGCGTTTTGA
- a CDS encoding class I SAM-dependent methyltransferase, whose amino-acid sequence MDEAKLNDFMGKLISDMGGAAMLANVILGDELGLYRAMADNQPVTPEALAGKTGCNARLLREWLSAHAASGYMEHVDGKFRLPEEQALALAVEDSPVYVAGGASVIASFYHDKDKLIAAMRGNGALAWGDHHSCMFSGTERFFRPGYRAHLVGEWLPALEGVVEKLQAGAKVADVGCGHGASTVVMAKAFPASNFVGFDYHAPSITTATLRAEEGGVADRVRFVQGTAKNYPGNDYDLICYFDCLHDMGDPVGAAKHAYESLKPDGTVLLVEPYANDQLDENATPVGRLFYAASTFICTPNSLSQEVGLGLGAQAGEARLRDVFTQAGFKHFRRAAETPFNLILEARK is encoded by the coding sequence ATGGACGAAGCCAAACTGAATGACTTCATGGGCAAACTGATTTCCGACATGGGCGGCGCAGCGATGCTCGCGAACGTGATCCTGGGCGATGAACTCGGTTTGTACCGGGCCATGGCCGACAACCAACCCGTCACCCCCGAAGCGCTGGCCGGCAAGACCGGTTGCAATGCGCGACTGTTGCGCGAATGGCTCAGCGCCCACGCAGCCTCTGGCTACATGGAACACGTCGACGGGAAATTCCGCCTGCCAGAAGAGCAAGCCCTGGCGCTGGCGGTCGAGGACTCACCGGTTTATGTCGCAGGCGGCGCCTCGGTGATTGCCTCGTTTTACCATGACAAAGACAAACTGATCGCGGCCATGCGTGGCAATGGTGCCCTTGCCTGGGGTGATCACCATAGCTGCATGTTCAGCGGCACCGAGCGCTTCTTCAGGCCCGGCTACCGCGCACACCTGGTCGGCGAGTGGTTACCCGCACTTGAAGGCGTGGTGGAAAAACTGCAAGCCGGGGCCAAGGTCGCGGATGTCGGCTGCGGCCACGGCGCGTCAACGGTGGTCATGGCCAAAGCCTTTCCGGCCTCGAATTTTGTCGGCTTCGACTATCACGCTCCGTCCATCACCACTGCCACCCTACGCGCTGAAGAAGGTGGCGTGGCCGATCGCGTACGCTTCGTTCAAGGCACTGCGAAGAACTACCCCGGCAATGACTACGATTTGATCTGCTACTTCGATTGCCTCCACGACATGGGCGACCCGGTGGGTGCAGCCAAACACGCCTATGAGTCGCTCAAACCCGATGGAACGGTGCTGTTGGTGGAGCCCTATGCCAATGACCAACTCGACGAGAACGCGACCCCGGTAGGACGGCTGTTCTACGCTGCGTCGACGTTCATCTGCACGCCTAACTCGTTGTCTCAGGAAGTCGGTCTGGGGCTCGGGGCCCAAGCGGGAGAAGCACGGCTGCGGGATGTCTTCACCCAGGCCGGGTTCAAGCATTTCCGCCGGGCAGCAGAGACGCCGTTCAACCTGATTCTGGAGGCGCGTAAATAA
- a CDS encoding LysR family transcriptional regulator has protein sequence MTVKQIRAFLAVAQSLSFAVACERLHLSQSALSLTIKALEDGLGGRLFSRTTRNVALTPEGESLLPLARRLIADWDNAEDEMRQRFTLQRGRVTLAAMPSFAGNLLPPILKTFRARYPKVNVTVNDVINEQVLEMVRDRQVELGVAFEPMQSSSFVFTPLYIDRFVAVVPSDSPLAERAEIDWQTLLEQPFITLQRPSTVRVMLEEHLLARQMKLPVEFESHQLATVGRMVASGLGVSAVPALCAEQMRELGACCITLSDPVIERAIGVLTKPGHELSAAAQALFDILKGEVHL, from the coding sequence ATGACAGTCAAGCAGATCAGGGCGTTTTTGGCGGTGGCGCAGAGTTTGAGCTTTGCGGTGGCCTGTGAACGGTTGCACCTGTCGCAGTCGGCGCTGAGTTTGACCATCAAGGCCCTGGAAGACGGACTGGGCGGGCGGCTGTTCAGCCGCACGACACGCAATGTTGCGCTGACCCCGGAAGGCGAGTCCCTGCTGCCGCTGGCCCGGCGGTTGATCGCTGACTGGGACAATGCCGAGGATGAAATGCGCCAGCGTTTCACCCTGCAACGAGGGCGAGTGACGCTGGCGGCCATGCCATCGTTTGCCGGCAATTTGCTGCCGCCGATCCTCAAGACCTTTCGGGCGCGTTACCCCAAGGTCAACGTCACGGTGAACGATGTGATCAACGAGCAGGTACTGGAAATGGTCCGTGATCGCCAGGTGGAACTCGGTGTGGCCTTCGAGCCGATGCAGAGCTCATCGTTTGTATTCACCCCGTTGTACATCGACCGTTTCGTGGCTGTTGTGCCAAGTGATTCGCCGCTGGCCGAGCGCGCCGAGATCGACTGGCAAACCCTGTTGGAGCAGCCGTTTATCACGTTGCAGCGGCCGTCGACTGTGCGGGTGATGCTTGAAGAGCACTTGCTGGCGCGGCAGATGAAGCTGCCGGTGGAGTTTGAGAGTCATCAGTTGGCAACCGTCGGGCGGATGGTTGCCAGTGGGCTTGGTGTCAGTGCGGTGCCGGCGTTGTGTGCCGAGCAGATGCGCGAGCTTGGCGCTTGCTGCATTACCTTGAGTGATCCGGTGATTGAGCGGGCTATTGGCGTGTTGACCAAGCCTGGTCATGAGCTGTCGGCGGCGGCGCAGGCGTTGTTTGACATTCTCAAAGGCGAAGTCCATCTGTAG